In the Candidatus Moraniibacteriota bacterium genome, one interval contains:
- a CDS encoding fibronectin type III domain-containing protein has translation MRQKNSKNLPGEKEEKFIPLSEASKIIGYTPEYLNSLARKKVLKAKKLGRNWYTTEKWIKDFLTFYKSGDKTRKREIVLTPAVQYPDFRPFKEVGKKGPKKKEIEEIEEDKIQKAGWPKKLFFFSSVMAAALVIFISASFVRYNFIKKYIDETEFLETLESYKIAEEKKGVIKGEETIGGETEIPKGIVLASENFKAKQVRFGGEVAVLSEEDVPLEITEMKSEAFLNKKQDEAKLVILWKTNKLSVSEVEYAKNNGQNPKTIQESSYGFNHSIVIPSLDPATAYVYSVKSKDRWGNEIVSDYFAAYTGSRIISIFELISKALEEVFGWALK, from the coding sequence ATGAGACAAAAAAACAGCAAAAATTTGCCGGGAGAAAAAGAGGAAAAATTCATACCTCTATCTGAAGCATCCAAGATCATCGGGTATACCCCTGAATATCTAAACTCTTTGGCTAGAAAGAAAGTTCTAAAGGCGAAAAAGCTTGGTCGGAACTGGTACACAACCGAGAAATGGATAAAGGATTTTTTAACGTTTTACAAATCGGGGGACAAAACAAGAAAGAGAGAAATTGTGTTAACTCCGGCTGTTCAGTATCCCGACTTTCGTCCGTTTAAGGAAGTTGGAAAAAAAGGACCAAAAAAGAAAGAAATTGAGGAAATTGAGGAAGATAAAATTCAAAAAGCCGGATGGCCGAAAAAATTATTTTTCTTTTCGTCGGTAATGGCGGCGGCCTTAGTAATTTTCATCTCCGCTTCTTTTGTGAGGTACAATTTTATAAAAAAATACATAGACGAAACCGAATTTTTGGAAACTTTAGAGAGTTACAAAATCGCGGAGGAAAAGAAAGGAGTAATAAAAGGCGAGGAGACAATTGGGGGAGAAACAGAAATTCCCAAAGGCATCGTGCTGGCCAGTGAAAATTTTAAGGCGAAGCAAGTTAGGTTCGGCGGCGAAGTGGCGGTTTTGAGCGAGGAGGATGTCCCGCTGGAAATTACAGAGATGAAAAGCGAAGCGTTCCTGAATAAAAAACAGGATGAAGCAAAACTTGTTATTTTATGGAAGACAAATAAACTTTCCGTCTCCGAAGTTGAATATGCGAAGAATAACGGGCAGAATCCAAAAACGATACAAGAAAGTTCGTACGGATTTAATCATAGTATCGTGATACCGAGTCTTGATCCGGCCACCGCGTATGTATATTCCGTTAAGTCAAAAGACCGGTGGGGTAATGAAATAGTATCTGATTACTTCGCAGCTTACACCGGATCGAGAATCATTTCCATCTTTGAACTTATTTCCAAAGCGCTGGAAGAAGTTTTTGGCTGGGCACTGAAATAA